In a genomic window of Nodosilinea sp. E11:
- a CDS encoding CPP1-like family protein, whose product MSDQNSYELLGLTEASTFEEIQAARDRLVDQYVEEPKQQAAVEAAYDAILMERLRLRQEGKIKVPDRIRFAENVPETPPPSKATPSLPRPDWLSGLVDTPSRDDILWPAVTYGGLALLGFAAPSLSLAVAIGAAIYFLNRKENKFWRSVLLTIGGLAAGLALGLTVGQLLIPQGAQFAWASPDAIAAAVTCLSLWTISSFLR is encoded by the coding sequence ATGAGCGACCAAAATTCGTACGAACTGTTGGGGCTGACTGAGGCCTCAACCTTTGAAGAAATTCAGGCGGCCCGCGATCGCCTGGTCGATCAGTATGTCGAAGAACCAAAGCAGCAAGCCGCCGTCGAAGCCGCCTACGACGCCATTTTGATGGAGCGCCTGCGCCTGCGCCAAGAGGGCAAAATCAAAGTGCCCGATCGCATTCGGTTTGCTGAAAATGTCCCGGAGACACCCCCGCCCAGTAAGGCCACCCCATCCCTCCCCCGCCCTGACTGGCTCAGCGGTTTGGTCGATACCCCCAGCCGCGACGACATTCTTTGGCCTGCTGTCACCTATGGTGGCCTGGCATTGCTCGGGTTTGCGGCCCCCTCGCTCTCTCTGGCAGTAGCCATTGGGGCGGCAATCTACTTCCTCAACCGCAAAGAGAACAAATTCTGGCGATCGGTGCTGCTCACCATTGGTGGTCTGGCTGCTGGTTTGGCTTTGGGCCTCACCGTGGGGCAATTGCTAATTCCCCAGGGAGCACAGTTTGCCTGGGCCAGTCCCGATGCCATAGCGGCAGCAGTCACCTGCCTATCGCTATGGACAATCAGTAGCTTCCTCCGCTAG
- a CDS encoding 4-hydroxyphenylpyruvate dioxygenase family protein, whose product MEFNHLSFYVDAVAPWRDWFVNAWGGVLVTPTASDTSAPTPTDQALVLVGQVPLLLLANHPVVASYLSQHPAGIGDVALRVRDLDQTLARVVAAGGTVAQPSQADAWGRGRWAQIQGWGSLRHTLVESWQTAVWVPAIAPSLLPTASPMVSTISAIDHAVVNVPAGELSQAVDWYQRQLGFCPQQQFVIDTPRSGLRSQVLAHPEGNAQLPINEPATANSQVQEFLNFNQGSGIQHVALHTDDIVCTVEHLRAGGVSFLSVPPSYYEALRQRPGYWLTGDTPSSWLRQREAAIAQLQILVDWDPHLPQARLLQTFTQPFLNIPTVFFELIQRQVVWANGDETRAQGFGERNFQALFEAIEREQMKRGSLA is encoded by the coding sequence ATGGAGTTCAACCATCTGAGTTTCTATGTCGATGCGGTAGCCCCCTGGCGTGACTGGTTTGTCAACGCCTGGGGGGGAGTTTTGGTCACCCCAACGGCGAGTGACACCTCGGCGCCAACCCCTACGGACCAAGCGTTAGTCCTTGTGGGCCAAGTGCCGCTGCTGCTGCTGGCCAATCATCCGGTGGTCGCCTCTTACCTCAGCCAGCATCCGGCGGGCATTGGGGATGTTGCTCTGCGGGTGCGTGACCTTGACCAAACACTGGCTCGGGTTGTAGCCGCTGGGGGGACTGTAGCGCAGCCCAGCCAAGCCGATGCCTGGGGTCGGGGGCGCTGGGCGCAGATTCAAGGCTGGGGATCGCTGCGTCATACCCTCGTTGAGTCGTGGCAGACGGCGGTTTGGGTACCCGCGATCGCCCCTAGTCTTCTCCCAACCGCCTCGCCGATGGTCAGCACGATTTCTGCCATTGACCACGCCGTGGTCAACGTCCCCGCTGGCGAACTCTCCCAGGCCGTGGACTGGTACCAGCGCCAACTGGGATTTTGTCCGCAGCAACAGTTTGTAATCGATACGCCTCGCTCAGGGCTGCGCAGCCAGGTATTGGCTCACCCCGAGGGCAATGCCCAACTGCCCATTAACGAACCGGCCACGGCCAATTCCCAGGTGCAAGAATTTCTCAATTTCAATCAGGGCAGCGGTATTCAGCATGTGGCCCTGCACACCGACGACATTGTTTGTACCGTAGAGCATCTACGGGCGGGGGGGGTAAGCTTTTTGTCGGTGCCCCCGAGCTACTACGAGGCTCTGCGACAGCGTCCCGGCTACTGGCTCACTGGCGACACACCGTCATCGTGGCTGCGCCAGCGCGAGGCCGCCATTGCCCAACTGCAAATTTTGGTTGACTGGGACCCCCATCTGCCCCAGGCCCGCCTGCTGCAAACCTTTACCCAACCCTTTTTGAATATTCCTACCGTATTTTTTGAGTTGATTCAGCGGCAGGTAGTGTGGGCCAATGGCGACGAAACTCGAGCCCAAGGGTTTGGGGAACGCAATTTTCAGGCGTTATTTGAGGCGATCGAGCGTGAGCAGATGAAGCGGGGCAGTTTGGCCTAA
- a CDS encoding Gfo/Idh/MocA family oxidoreductase, which yields MAETPVQVAVVGTGFGQKVHIPGLQAHHRTAVVAVYHRDLAKAQTIAAEHAIAHACDSIEAIVALPEVQAVTVATPPFLHYSQAKTVLEAGKHLLIEKPTTLSGAEAEEIAALAHNRNLVATMDFEFRFVPAWQRLAELLAEGYVGNLRFVNITWTVPGRADPSRAWNWYSRQDQGGGALGAFASHSFDYITWLFGPIERLCARLSTAIPQRPDAAGVLQPVDADDTCSLMLDLENGAPCQVAISSVTYAGRGHWVEVYGDQGTLVLGSDNLSDYVHGFRLWGSQGGGPLAELPIPDRLQFPTTYSDGRIAPFVRVVNHWISDIDRGQATAPSIWDGVRSQHLMDLARQSHHQNTWLDVPKQRFQV from the coding sequence ATGGCAGAAACTCCGGTTCAAGTGGCAGTGGTGGGCACTGGCTTTGGCCAAAAGGTCCATATCCCAGGGTTGCAGGCCCATCACCGCACGGCGGTGGTAGCGGTCTACCATCGCGATTTAGCTAAAGCCCAAACGATCGCCGCTGAGCATGCTATTGCCCATGCCTGTGACAGCATCGAGGCGATCGTGGCGCTGCCCGAAGTACAGGCCGTCACAGTAGCTACACCTCCGTTTCTGCACTACTCCCAAGCTAAAACCGTGCTGGAGGCGGGGAAGCACCTGCTGATAGAGAAGCCTACGACGCTCTCTGGAGCCGAGGCCGAGGAAATTGCCGCCCTAGCGCACAATCGCAACTTGGTAGCCACCATGGACTTTGAGTTTCGCTTTGTGCCCGCCTGGCAGCGCCTGGCCGAACTGCTGGCTGAGGGCTACGTGGGCAACCTCCGGTTCGTCAACATCACCTGGACGGTGCCGGGGCGGGCCGATCCCAGTCGCGCCTGGAACTGGTACTCGCGCCAAGACCAGGGGGGCGGTGCGCTAGGGGCCTTTGCGTCCCACAGCTTTGACTACATCACCTGGCTGTTTGGGCCGATCGAGCGTCTGTGCGCCCGCCTCAGCACCGCCATCCCCCAGCGCCCCGACGCTGCTGGCGTGCTCCAGCCTGTAGACGCCGACGACACCTGTAGCCTCATGCTCGACCTAGAGAACGGTGCCCCCTGCCAGGTGGCCATCAGCTCCGTCACCTACGCCGGACGGGGCCACTGGGTCGAGGTCTACGGCGACCAGGGCACCCTAGTGCTGGGCAGCGACAACCTCAGCGATTATGTCCACGGATTTCGCCTTTGGGGCAGCCAGGGGGGCGGCCCCTTGGCCGAACTGCCCATTCCCGATCGCCTTCAGTTTCCCACCACCTATAGCGATGGCCGCATTGCTCCCTTTGTGCGGGTGGTCAACCACTGGATCAGCGACATTGACCGAGGACAGGCCACTGCGCCCTCGATCTGGGATGGGGTGCGATCGCAGCACCTGATGGATTTAGCCCGCCAGTCTCACCACCAAAATACCTGGCTCGATGTGCCCAAGCAGCGATTTCAGGTATAG
- a CDS encoding efflux RND transporter periplasmic adaptor subunit, translating into MQIPLIGKMRRPLVWLLAGLAAATLVAGAAGLGWRSRQSAYDVEAFTTPAAIEPLTVQVAASGTVRPVQTVNLSPENAGILEELFVEQGDRVEPGQIIARMNSRDTAAQVQQNQAAVAEAAAALADVRRGSRPEEIAQAEATVAANRAQVRDAQARLDLATSDLARRQQLFDRGAVAATDLDNAAREQRSAQAAVEQAQARVTESLRRVDDLRNLPRPEAIAQAEARLAQARAQLAGAQIRQDESLIRAPFGGIVTQKFATEGAFVTPTTSASDLSSATSTAIVALAEDLEVLAEVPEADISLIAAGQAVNVVADAFPDQTFQGRVKLVAPEAIDRQNVTLFQVRIELLDGKDILRSNMNVNVAFIGDQLANALVVPTVAVVTQAGQSGVLVPGANRDIVFQPVTLGPQVGNQIQIVDGLGEGDRVFIDLPPGRSLENITIRQDR; encoded by the coding sequence ATGCAGATTCCGTTGATTGGTAAGATGCGTCGCCCCCTGGTTTGGCTATTGGCGGGGCTAGCTGCCGCCACCCTGGTGGCCGGGGCAGCGGGGCTAGGGTGGCGCAGCCGCCAAAGCGCCTACGATGTCGAAGCCTTTACGACCCCGGCGGCTATTGAACCACTGACCGTGCAGGTAGCGGCCAGCGGCACGGTGCGGCCTGTGCAGACGGTTAACCTTAGCCCTGAGAATGCCGGCATTCTGGAAGAACTGTTTGTCGAACAGGGCGATCGGGTTGAGCCCGGCCAAATTATTGCTCGCATGAACAGCCGCGACACCGCTGCCCAAGTACAGCAAAACCAGGCCGCCGTGGCCGAAGCCGCAGCGGCCCTAGCCGATGTGCGTCGGGGTAGTCGTCCGGAAGAAATCGCCCAGGCCGAAGCCACCGTCGCGGCTAACCGTGCCCAGGTGCGCGATGCCCAGGCCCGGCTCGATCTCGCCACCAGTGACTTGGCCCGCCGTCAGCAGCTGTTTGACCGGGGAGCTGTAGCGGCGACTGATCTCGACAATGCCGCCCGCGAACAGCGCAGCGCCCAGGCGGCGGTAGAACAGGCCCAGGCCCGGGTCACCGAATCGCTGCGCCGGGTCGATGACCTGCGGAACTTACCCCGCCCCGAGGCGATCGCCCAGGCCGAAGCCCGCCTGGCCCAGGCCCGTGCCCAGCTAGCCGGAGCCCAGATTCGTCAGGATGAAAGCCTAATTCGTGCTCCGTTTGGCGGCATTGTTACTCAAAAATTTGCCACCGAGGGAGCCTTCGTCACCCCAACCACCTCTGCCTCTGACCTGTCTTCGGCGACCTCCACGGCCATTGTTGCCCTAGCCGAAGACCTAGAGGTGCTAGCCGAAGTGCCCGAAGCCGATATCAGCCTGATTGCGGCGGGCCAAGCCGTCAATGTCGTCGCCGATGCCTTCCCCGATCAAACCTTTCAGGGGCGGGTCAAACTGGTCGCGCCCGAGGCGATCGACCGTCAGAATGTCACGCTATTTCAGGTGCGCATTGAGCTGCTCGACGGCAAAGATATTTTGCGATCGAATATGAATGTCAATGTGGCCTTTATTGGCGATCAGTTGGCCAATGCTCTTGTTGTGCCAACGGTAGCCGTCGTGACCCAGGCGGGCCAAAGCGGCGTGCTGGTGCCGGGGGCCAACCGCGATATTGTCTTTCAACCCGTCACCCTGGGACCGCAGGTAGGCAACCAAATTCAAATCGTCGATGGGCTGGGAGAGGGCGATCGCGTTTTTATTGATTTGCCGCCCGGTCGCTCCCTCGAAAACATCACCATCCGCCAAGATCGGTAG
- a CDS encoding ABC transporter permease codes for MNLQESLTMATKTLAANRLRSALTMLGIIIGNASVITMVGLGEGAQRFVNAELETLGPNVLFIVPGSRETRQLGSLEVPRTLVLADAEAIAQQVPAVTGVAAESSGRQLVTFRNRNTNVNAVGTTPAFLTVRSFEIANGRFISDLDVSRSAQVAVIGGTLRERLFDDQPALGQQIRVGGITFDVVGVLEKKGSNLGLDYDDAVLVPLTTKANRLAGAERSPYGIDVSFITVSARDRASMATAEFQITNLLRLRHNIRDEDDFSISSQDSLLTIANTITGALTLMLAAIAGISLFVGGIGIMNIMLVSVRERTQEIGLRKAIGASQSDILGQFLIEAIILSIAGGIIGTALGVSGILLIGAITPFEAGLSVGAIVVTVTISGGIGLFFGVFPARQAAKLDPIVALRTA; via the coding sequence ATGAATCTGCAAGAAAGCCTGACCATGGCGACTAAAACCCTGGCCGCCAACCGCCTACGTAGCGCCCTCACCATGCTGGGCATTATCATCGGCAATGCTTCGGTGATTACGATGGTGGGTCTGGGGGAAGGGGCACAGCGGTTTGTCAACGCCGAGCTCGAAACCCTGGGGCCAAATGTGCTGTTTATTGTGCCAGGCAGTCGTGAGACCCGGCAGCTGGGTTCTCTAGAGGTGCCGCGCACCCTGGTTCTGGCCGATGCAGAGGCGATCGCCCAGCAGGTGCCAGCAGTGACGGGAGTAGCCGCCGAATCGAGTGGTCGCCAGCTAGTGACCTTCCGCAACCGCAATACCAACGTCAACGCGGTAGGCACCACACCCGCTTTTCTCACCGTGCGCAGCTTTGAGATCGCCAACGGGCGGTTTATCAGCGATTTAGATGTGTCTCGTAGCGCCCAAGTGGCGGTGATTGGCGGCACCCTGCGAGAGCGCCTGTTTGACGATCAACCCGCCCTAGGTCAACAAATTCGGGTAGGGGGCATTACCTTTGATGTGGTGGGGGTACTCGAGAAAAAGGGATCTAACCTGGGCCTCGATTACGACGATGCGGTTTTAGTGCCCCTGACGACGAAGGCCAACCGACTAGCCGGGGCCGAGCGATCGCCCTACGGGATCGACGTTTCGTTTATTACGGTGTCGGCCCGCGATCGCGCCAGCATGGCTACTGCCGAGTTCCAGATCACCAACCTGCTGCGCCTGCGCCACAACATTCGCGACGAAGACGACTTTTCCATCAGCAGTCAAGACTCGCTACTGACGATCGCCAACACCATTACCGGAGCGCTAACGCTGATGCTGGCCGCGATCGCGGGCATTTCTCTGTTTGTGGGCGGCATTGGCATTATGAATATCATGCTGGTGTCGGTGCGCGAGCGCACCCAGGAGATTGGCCTGCGCAAGGCGATCGGGGCCTCCCAGAGCGATATCTTAGGCCAGTTTTTAATTGAGGCCATTATTCTGTCGATCGCGGGAGGCATCATCGGCACTGCCCTGGGCGTCAGCGGCATTTTGCTAATTGGCGCAATCACTCCCTTTGAGGCGGGCCTTTCGGTGGGTGCGATCGTGGTCACGGTGACCATCTCTGGTGGTATTGGGCTGTTCTTTGGCGTTTTCCCTGCCCGTCAGGCCGCCAAGCTCGACCCCATTGTGGCATTGAGAACTGCCTAA
- a CDS encoding glycosyltransferase family 2 protein: protein MVDAMNPIISVIIPIFNDAARLGKCLMALSQQTYEKSRFEIIVVDNGSDDLDQLKHVLNGYKNIILAHELIPGSYAARNHGLSLAQGEIIAFTDADCIPAVDWLERGIFHLRQTPNCGQVVGNVRLFFSDPQHPTVVELYESLTAFSQELLLQDSHGGATANVLTWRRVIDQVGPFDIRLKSNGDLEWGQRVFEAGYTQVYAPDVQVLHPARRSLSELHKRTVRLSGGAFDRLIKPDDSFIQKQRMFARLLLDDLTSPIDFVIKACRSPDLTCWQDKFKVSLVRLYVGFISAGEKIRLKFGGASQRG, encoded by the coding sequence ATGGTAGATGCTATGAATCCCATTATATCAGTCATCATTCCTATCTTTAATGATGCAGCACGATTAGGCAAGTGCTTGATGGCCTTGAGCCAACAAACCTATGAAAAATCGCGCTTCGAGATCATTGTGGTTGATAATGGATCCGATGATTTAGATCAGCTTAAACATGTTCTAAATGGCTACAAAAATATAATTCTTGCCCATGAATTGATCCCCGGGTCGTATGCTGCTCGTAATCATGGTCTTTCCCTAGCCCAGGGTGAGATTATTGCTTTTACCGATGCTGATTGCATTCCTGCTGTTGACTGGCTAGAGCGCGGTATTTTTCATCTGCGTCAGACTCCCAACTGTGGGCAGGTCGTTGGTAATGTTAGATTGTTTTTTTCTGACCCGCAGCATCCTACGGTTGTAGAGCTATATGAAAGCTTGACCGCTTTTTCGCAAGAGCTGCTTCTGCAAGACTCTCACGGTGGAGCAACCGCCAATGTTTTGACTTGGCGGCGGGTGATTGATCAGGTAGGACCCTTTGACATTCGCCTTAAGTCAAACGGCGATCTAGAGTGGGGGCAACGTGTGTTTGAGGCTGGCTACACACAGGTCTACGCCCCCGATGTACAGGTGCTTCATCCTGCTCGGCGATCGCTTAGTGAGTTGCATAAGCGTACAGTGCGGTTGTCTGGAGGTGCATTCGACCGTCTGATTAAGCCAGACGATTCATTTATTCAGAAGCAGAGAATGTTTGCCCGCTTATTATTAGACGACCTTACATCGCCAATAGATTTTGTGATTAAGGCCTGTCGCAGTCCAGACCTAACATGCTGGCAGGATAAGTTTAAAGTTTCTCTCGTTAGATTGTATGTGGGCTTTATTAGTGCTGGAGAAAAGATTCGTCTCAAATTCGGGGGAGCCTCACAACGTGGTTGA
- a CDS encoding lipopolysaccharide biosynthesis protein, protein MSIKHKAIRGAAWSAIQNWGSQIGSLLIFFILARLLSPEAFGLVALANVFLAFMQLFSEQGFGHAIIQRQNLEPGHLDTAFWINLTIGLFLAVISVSIATPIAGLFGQPALTPILRWFSILFVISALGKVQQSILERQFEYRAIAARWLMATVVGGAVGITMALMGAGVWSLVGQQIVHEAVGTLTLWLCSDWRPRLSASRVHFRDLFGVGMPIMGFHYLNFFSTRANDFLVGYAFTPADLGFYSVANRVLYAMTQLLVQTSRDVALPTFSRLQEDPERFRRAFYLATQVTSAIALPSFLGMAVLAPELVRILFGEQWLPSVPLIQVLALLGILRSITFFKGSVFVAMGKPAWWFWLSVLDVVLNLLAFAVAYRWGIFAVAAASVIRAYLVFPIGQWAVCHLIQDSLGKYLRVFISPLICALAMAGAMLGLKTMLGAALGPLFLIVVSTGFGAAFYVALIRLLAPQLFGQLMDIAQVVVSKSNPPTS, encoded by the coding sequence ATGAGTATAAAGCATAAGGCTATTAGAGGTGCTGCCTGGTCTGCTATTCAAAATTGGGGAAGCCAGATTGGGTCGCTGTTGATTTTTTTTATTTTGGCACGGTTGCTGTCACCTGAAGCATTTGGGTTAGTGGCTTTAGCCAATGTGTTTTTGGCATTCATGCAGTTGTTTTCAGAGCAGGGCTTTGGCCACGCAATTATTCAACGGCAAAACCTTGAGCCAGGACACCTTGACACCGCATTTTGGATTAACTTAACGATTGGTCTGTTTCTAGCCGTTATTAGCGTCTCTATCGCTACACCTATAGCCGGGTTATTTGGGCAGCCTGCACTTACGCCTATTCTTCGATGGTTTTCTATTCTTTTTGTGATTTCTGCCCTAGGAAAGGTGCAGCAGTCAATTTTGGAACGTCAGTTTGAGTACCGGGCGATCGCGGCTCGCTGGCTCATGGCTACTGTTGTGGGAGGCGCGGTCGGCATCACTATGGCGCTGATGGGGGCAGGTGTATGGAGTCTGGTGGGCCAGCAAATTGTCCATGAAGCGGTTGGTACACTCACCCTCTGGCTGTGCAGCGATTGGCGACCGAGGCTAAGCGCCTCAAGGGTCCATTTTCGCGATCTTTTTGGGGTCGGTATGCCCATCATGGGCTTTCATTACCTAAACTTCTTTAGCACCCGCGCCAATGATTTCTTAGTCGGCTACGCTTTTACCCCTGCTGATCTGGGCTTCTACAGCGTGGCTAATCGGGTTCTGTACGCAATGACCCAACTTTTGGTTCAGACCAGCCGCGATGTTGCGTTACCAACCTTCTCTCGTCTCCAAGAAGATCCCGAGCGCTTTCGCCGCGCCTTTTATCTGGCTACTCAGGTAACTAGTGCCATTGCTTTGCCCTCTTTCTTAGGCATGGCTGTGCTGGCTCCAGAACTGGTGCGGATTTTGTTTGGGGAACAGTGGTTGCCTTCGGTGCCACTCATTCAGGTACTCGCTTTACTCGGTATTTTGCGCTCCATTACCTTTTTCAAAGGGTCAGTATTTGTTGCCATGGGGAAGCCTGCCTGGTGGTTTTGGCTCAGCGTTCTCGACGTTGTGCTGAACTTATTGGCGTTTGCCGTTGCCTATCGGTGGGGCATTTTTGCTGTTGCTGCAGCGTCAGTTATTCGAGCCTATCTTGTCTTCCCCATTGGCCAATGGGCGGTGTGCCACCTCATTCAAGACAGCTTAGGGAAGTATCTCCGCGTCTTTATCTCCCCTCTAATTTGTGCTTTGGCTATGGCAGGGGCCATGTTAGGGCTTAAAACAATGCTTGGTGCTGCTCTGGGTCCCCTCTTCCTGATTGTTGTCAGCACTGGTTTTGGGGCAGCTTTCTACGTTGCTTTAATTCGGCTGCTGGCTCCACAACTCTTCGGTCAGCTGATGGATATAGCGCAGGTTGTGGTGTCAAAGTCTAATCCGCCCACTAGCTGA
- a CDS encoding GNAT family N-acetyltransferase, whose translation MNLRTAIEPDLPNLAALYRKTVLANAPQHYSPDQVTAWAAVEAESLRFHQFILAVTTYVAEDETGVVGFAGIGDDGHVASAYVRHDCLHQGIGSLLMQAVLTHAQEKQIPRLYAEASEFSLGLFTKFGFSQYDTEVVEHNGVQFSRYLMERVLAETP comes from the coding sequence ATGAACCTGCGCACCGCAATTGAACCCGATTTGCCGAATCTGGCCGCGCTATACCGTAAGACTGTGCTGGCCAATGCCCCCCAGCACTATAGTCCCGACCAAGTCACGGCCTGGGCAGCGGTGGAGGCCGAGAGCCTTCGCTTTCACCAATTTATTTTGGCTGTTACCACCTATGTAGCCGAAGACGAGACGGGCGTGGTGGGCTTTGCGGGCATTGGCGATGATGGCCATGTGGCCTCTGCCTACGTGCGCCACGACTGCCTACACCAGGGCATTGGCTCACTGCTGATGCAGGCAGTGCTCACCCACGCCCAAGAAAAACAGATTCCCCGACTCTACGCTGAGGCCAGTGAGTTTAGCCTGGGGCTGTTCACCAAGTTTGGCTTTAGCCAATACGACACCGAGGTGGTTGAGCACAATGGTGTGCAATTTAGTCGCTACCTGATGGAGCGGGTTCTGGCCGAAACCCCTTAG
- a CDS encoding NAD-dependent malic enzyme has protein sequence MATLTPNPSYSLSLRLKLPNKTGMLARVTQAIAEAGGNLGDFELISRSRYDMVRVLHVDASGEEHVENIIAAVKTVEEIEILEICDRTFAIHEGGKISVESKLELHSQDDLAMAYTPGVGRVCVEIAEHPDRVFDLTIKGNTVAIVTDGSAVLGLGNLGPAAALPVMEGKALLFKKFAGLDAFPICLDTQDTDAIVTAVKQLAPVFGGVNLEDISAPRCFEIESRLRKELDIPVFHDDQHGTAIVTLAALINALKLVNKSLTQVKVVINGAGAAGVAIAKLLQKAGAATILLCDSKGIISTSRDDLNPQKQELAVEESGLLADAMVGADIFLGVSAPGVVSVEMVASMAADPIVFAMANPIPEIQPELVTGKVAVMATGRSDYPNQINNVLAFPGVLRGALDCRAQEITPSMYLEAAYAIAALVNPHELNREHIIPSVFDERVAAAVASAVKHAARVDGVARK, from the coding sequence ATGGCAACTCTTACTCCAAACCCCAGTTACAGTCTCAGTCTACGGCTCAAGCTACCCAACAAAACCGGTATGTTAGCCCGCGTTACTCAAGCGATCGCTGAGGCCGGCGGCAACCTGGGCGATTTTGAGCTAATTAGCCGCAGCCGCTACGATATGGTGCGGGTGTTGCATGTCGATGCCTCGGGCGAAGAGCATGTCGAAAATATCATTGCAGCGGTGAAAACCGTTGAAGAAATCGAAATTTTGGAGATCTGCGATCGCACCTTTGCGATCCACGAGGGCGGCAAGATCAGCGTCGAGAGCAAGCTAGAGCTGCATAGCCAAGATGACCTGGCCATGGCCTACACCCCCGGCGTTGGGCGAGTGTGTGTAGAGATCGCCGAGCACCCCGATCGCGTCTTTGACCTCACTATTAAGGGCAACACGGTAGCGATCGTCACCGATGGTAGCGCGGTATTGGGTCTAGGCAACCTTGGCCCCGCCGCCGCCCTGCCGGTGATGGAGGGCAAGGCGCTCCTGTTTAAGAAGTTTGCTGGTTTAGATGCGTTTCCCATCTGCCTCGACACTCAAGATACTGATGCGATCGTCACGGCGGTCAAGCAACTGGCTCCGGTGTTTGGTGGCGTAAATCTGGAAGATATCAGCGCCCCTCGCTGTTTTGAAATTGAGTCTCGGTTGCGCAAAGAGCTAGATATTCCTGTCTTCCATGACGACCAGCACGGCACCGCCATTGTTACCCTGGCGGCCCTAATCAACGCCCTCAAGCTGGTGAATAAGTCTCTCACCCAGGTCAAAGTAGTAATCAACGGGGCCGGAGCGGCAGGGGTGGCGATCGCCAAACTGCTGCAAAAGGCTGGGGCCGCTACCATTTTGCTGTGCGACTCAAAGGGCATTATTTCGACCAGCCGCGACGACTTAAACCCCCAAAAGCAGGAACTCGCTGTAGAAGAATCGGGCCTCTTAGCCGACGCGATGGTGGGAGCTGACATCTTTCTCGGTGTTAGCGCGCCAGGCGTGGTGAGCGTCGAGATGGTGGCCTCAATGGCAGCAGACCCCATTGTGTTTGCCATGGCTAACCCAATCCCCGAGATTCAACCGGAGCTGGTGACGGGCAAGGTAGCGGTGATGGCCACAGGCCGCAGCGACTACCCCAACCAGATCAACAATGTGCTGGCTTTCCCCGGTGTGCTGCGCGGCGCGCTAGATTGCCGGGCGCAGGAGATTACGCCCTCGATGTATTTAGAGGCGGCCTATGCGATCGCGGCCTTAGTCAACCCCCACGAACTCAACCGAGAGCACATTATTCCTTCAGTATTCGACGAGCGCGTAGCTGCCGCAGTCGCTTCGGCGGTTAAACATGCCGCCCGCGTCGATGGCGTCGCCAGAAAATGA
- a CDS encoding SRPBCC domain-containing protein, whose translation MPSFYSQVTINAPRFAVWDALVRKEEWHRWNTFLYDCDPNLPIRPGGEVFLALRRLEGEDETEFQPRILLVQPNHCLRWVSKGPGFKSEHVFELEDVGPNRTKYIHQERISGLLSQVFLPFIRRDEKEGIRRMARQIKRYVEHHYRRQW comes from the coding sequence ATGCCCAGCTTTTACAGCCAAGTCACGATCAATGCCCCTCGCTTTGCCGTGTGGGATGCCCTGGTGCGCAAAGAAGAATGGCACCGATGGAATACCTTTCTCTACGACTGCGACCCCAACCTGCCCATCCGACCCGGTGGCGAAGTCTTTCTCGCCCTGCGCCGCCTTGAGGGCGAAGATGAAACCGAATTTCAGCCCCGCATTCTGCTGGTACAGCCTAACCACTGCTTGCGGTGGGTCTCTAAAGGCCCTGGTTTTAAAAGTGAGCATGTGTTTGAGCTTGAAGATGTTGGCCCCAACCGCACCAAATACATCCACCAAGAACGCATCTCTGGCCTACTGTCCCAGGTGTTTCTGCCCTTCATTCGCCGCGACGAAAAAGAGGGCATTCGCCGGATGGCTCGGCAGATTAAGCGCTACGTTGAGCACCACTACCGCAGACAGTGGTAA